In a genomic window of Zingiber officinale cultivar Zhangliang chromosome 9B, Zo_v1.1, whole genome shotgun sequence:
- the LOC122024185 gene encoding elicitor-responsive protein 1-like isoform X1, whose product MGKGVLELQLVDAKGLQNTDLIAGKVDPYVVIQYRGQEHKSKIARGQGSNPTWNETFRFLVRSPAAAAADHQNQQHKVTLRVMDHDTFTADDFLGEATIYVGDVIARGVEEGAAELQTTKYRVVLADRRYGGEIRASVTFTNKETEEEETGEEFGGWKHSFRS is encoded by the exons ATGGGGAAGGGAGTTCTGGAGCTGCAGCTGGTCGATGCCAAGGGACTTCAGAACACCGACCTAATCG CAGGAAAGGTAGATCCTTACGTGGTGATCCAGTACAGAGGCCAAGAACACAAGAGCAAGATTGCTCGAG GTCAGGGAAGTAATCCTACGTGGAACGAGACGTTCCGGTTCCTGGTTCGCTCGCCGGCGGCGGCGGCTGCAGACCACCAGAACCAGCAGCACAAGGTCACGTTGAGGGTCATGGACCACGACACCTTCACCGCCGACGACTTCCTCGGCGAGGCCAC GATCTACGTGGGAGATGTGATTGCTCGAGGGGTGGAGGAGGGGGCGGCGGAGCTGCAGACTACCAAGTACAGGGTGGTGCTTGCCGACCGGAGATACGGCGGAGAGATCCGAGCTAGTGTTACCTTCACTAACAAGGAG ACGGAAGAAGAGGAAACAGGAGAAGAGTTTGGTGGATGGAAACACAGCTTTCGCTCCTAA
- the LOC122024185 gene encoding elicitor-responsive protein 1-like isoform X2, which produces MGKGVLELQLVDAKGLQNTDLIGKVDPYVVIQYRGQEHKSKIARGQGSNPTWNETFRFLVRSPAAAAADHQNQQHKVTLRVMDHDTFTADDFLGEATIYVGDVIARGVEEGAAELQTTKYRVVLADRRYGGEIRASVTFTNKETEEEETGEEFGGWKHSFRS; this is translated from the exons ATGGGGAAGGGAGTTCTGGAGCTGCAGCTGGTCGATGCCAAGGGACTTCAGAACACCGACCTAATCG GAAAGGTAGATCCTTACGTGGTGATCCAGTACAGAGGCCAAGAACACAAGAGCAAGATTGCTCGAG GTCAGGGAAGTAATCCTACGTGGAACGAGACGTTCCGGTTCCTGGTTCGCTCGCCGGCGGCGGCGGCTGCAGACCACCAGAACCAGCAGCACAAGGTCACGTTGAGGGTCATGGACCACGACACCTTCACCGCCGACGACTTCCTCGGCGAGGCCAC GATCTACGTGGGAGATGTGATTGCTCGAGGGGTGGAGGAGGGGGCGGCGGAGCTGCAGACTACCAAGTACAGGGTGGTGCTTGCCGACCGGAGATACGGCGGAGAGATCCGAGCTAGTGTTACCTTCACTAACAAGGAG ACGGAAGAAGAGGAAACAGGAGAAGAGTTTGGTGGATGGAAACACAGCTTTCGCTCCTAA